GGGTTTCGATGCTTTCGACGCCGGTGAACTTGGCGAGCTGTGCGCAGCCGCCTTCGGGATGCATGCAGTATTCGCCGGTGAACTTCACATCCGCCGAGGTGACGGGGCTGCCGTCGGACCAGACGAGCCCGTCCTTCAGCGTCCAGGTGATCGAGGTCAGATCCTCGGACACGCCGCCGTTTTCGACGGTGGGGATCTCGGTGGCGAGATAGGGCACAAGCGCGCCGGTCTCGGTGTAACGGCCCAGCGGTTCCAACACCAGCGAGGCGGCCTCGATGTCCTTCGTCCCGCCCGAAAGATAGGGGGTCATGATGGACGGCGCCTGCCAGTAGATGATGTTCACATGCCCGTCCTCGCCGCGCTCGGCAAAGGCGGCGGGGGCCAGCGCAGATGTGGCGACCGCCCCGAGCAAGAGGGTCTTGAGCGTCATGAGTCTCTCCTTGTTGGGCTGCCGGCCACGGGGACCGGCTTTTGGTTTTTATGGAGGGGAATCACCCGAGCCCCGGCCGCGTTTCACAAGCGTCCTGAGCGCCGCGACGATCCCCGTCGTGCCAATCATCGAAACAGAACCCGTCAAAATTGCAAGCGCTGCCTTGGCGGAAACCATCGCGGGGGTTTGACAGTTTGACGGGCCTGCCCGTAGCGTTTGCATTCATACATCTTCAGGAGTGCGCGCATGCTCGACAACCCCATCGCCCGGATCGACCGCCTTCGGGTCGAGTTCGAAACAAAGGACGGCACCGTCGCGGGCGTCGAGGATGTGAGCTTTGACGTCAATGCGGGCGAGACCGTCTGCATCGTCGGCGAATCGGGATCGGGCAAATCGGTCTCGTCGCTGTCGCTGATGCGGCTCATCGAGTTCGGCGGCGGCGAGATCGCCAATGGCCGCCTGCTTTTTGATCGCAAAGAGGGCGGAGAGCTGGATCTCGCCACCGCCGATCAGGATCTGATGCGCACGATCCGCGGCAATGAAATCGGCATGATCTTTCAGGAGCCGATGACCGCGCTGAACCCGGTCTTCACCGTGGGCCGGCAGCTCACCGAAGGGCTGCGCGTGCATCGCGGCATGACCCGTGAGCAGGCCGAGGCGCGGGCGCTCGAACTCTTGCAGCAGGTGCGAATCCCCGAGCCCGAGCGGCGGCTGAAGCAATATCCGCACGAGCTCTCGGGCGGCATGCGCCAGCGCGTGGTGATTGCCATGGCGCTGGCCTGCAAGCCGCGCCTGCTGATCGCCGACGAGCCGACCACGGCGCTCGACGTGACGATCCAGGCAGAGATTCTGGCACTGATGGACCGGCTGAAGCGCGAGACCGGCACGGCGGTGATGTTCATCACCCATGACATGGCGGTGGTGGCGCAGATGGCCGACCGCGTGGTCGTCATGTTCCGCGGCAACAAGGTCGAGGAGGGCACCGCCGAGGAGATCTTCGAGCATCCGCAGCACCCCTATACCAAGGCGCTGCTGGCGGCCGTGCCCAAGCTCGGCGAGATGAAAGGCAAGGCGCTGCCCGAGCCGATGCGGCTGCTGGGCCGCGAGCAGGACGAGGTGAAGCCGATCCCCGGCACCGATAAGCCGCTGCTGACGGTCGAGGGGCTGACCACGCGCTTTCCGGTCAAGGGCGGGTTCTTTCGCCGCACCATCGCCAATGTGCATGCGGTCGAGGATCTGAACTTCGTGCTCAACAAGGGCCAGACCCTGAGCCTCGTGGGGGAATCGG
The window above is part of the Salipiger abyssi genome. Proteins encoded here:
- a CDS encoding ABC transporter ATP-binding protein, yielding MLDNPIARIDRLRVEFETKDGTVAGVEDVSFDVNAGETVCIVGESGSGKSVSSLSLMRLIEFGGGEIANGRLLFDRKEGGELDLATADQDLMRTIRGNEIGMIFQEPMTALNPVFTVGRQLTEGLRVHRGMTREQAEARALELLQQVRIPEPERRLKQYPHELSGGMRQRVVIAMALACKPRLLIADEPTTALDVTIQAEILALMDRLKRETGTAVMFITHDMAVVAQMADRVVVMFRGNKVEEGTAEEIFEHPQHPYTKALLAAVPKLGEMKGKALPEPMRLLGREQDEVKPIPGTDKPLLTVEGLTTRFPVKGGFFRRTIANVHAVEDLNFVLNKGQTLSLVGESGCGKSTAGRSILRLVEPMRGRVDLDGTDIMGLGPNMLRDERRQMQMIFQDPFASLNPQMNLADQVAEPMRNYGTHSGSEMMDRVAMLFDRVELPRSFMRRFPHELSGGQRQRIAIARALALNPKLIVSDEAVSALDVSVQAQVLNLMMELQAEMGLSYLFISHDMAVVERVSHKVGVMYLGRIVEIGPRAAVFENPQHPYTQALMKAVPIADPHMRKSEKDLNFKPIPSPIHPVGYEPEPNVYDEVSPGHFVLTSDSGY